The Jiangella sp. DSM 45060 genome contains the following window.
TCGCCCGCGGGTCGTCGGACAACGCCGCGATCTACGGCCGGTACCTGCTCGAGGTGCACGCCGGGGTTCCGGGCGGGCTGGCCGCGCCGAGTGTCGCCACGCACTACCACTCCGACCTCGACCTGTCCGAGGCGCTCGTCGTGTCGGTGTCGCAGTCCGGAGAGACCGAGGAGATCGTCGAGACCCAGGCCTGGGCCGCCGCACATGGCGCCCGCACCATCGCCGTCACCAACGACGGCGACAGCGCGCTGGCCGGGGCCGCCGACCTCGCGCTGGTGACCCGTGCCGGCGCCGAGAAGGCCGTGCCCGCCACGAAGTCGTACCTCACCCAGCTGGCCGCGATGGTCGTGCTGGCCGACGCGCTCGCCGCGAAGCCGGGCACGCTCGACCCCGACCTCGACCGCGTGCCCGAAGAGGTACAGCGGCTGATCGAGCGGCGCGAGGGCGTCGACGAGGCGGCCGAGCGGCTCGCGTCCACGCCCGAGACGCTGGTCAGCGGCCGCGGCATCACGTTCGGCACGGCGCTCGAGGCGGCGCTGAAGCTGGAGGAGACCTGCCTGCGCCCGGTGCGCGGGCTGTCCTACGCCGACCTGCGGCACGGCCCCATCGCCGTCGTCGACGCCGAGCACGTCGCGCTGCTGGTGTCGGCGGCCGACGGGCCGATGGTGGCCGGCATGACGGAGCTGGCGCACGACCTGCGTCGCCGCGGCGCCGCCGCGACCATCGGCATCGGCGGCGACACCGGGTTCGCCGGCGCCGTCGACGTCTCCGTGCCGGGGCCGGCGCTGCGCGAGCTGGTGGCGCCGCTGGCCCTCGTCGTGCCGGCCCAGTTGACCGTCGAGGCGCTGGCGCGCAGGCTCGGGCTCGACCCGGACGCGCCCCGCGGGCTCTCGAAGGTCACCCAGACCGACCCGGCCGGCAGCTGAGCCGGCCGCGCACACTCGTCAATCGGAGGGGACACATGGACAAGGCCGAGCAGATCCTGAAGGCGCTGGGCGGCGCCGGCAACATCGTCGAGATCGAGCCCTGCGCCACGCGGCTGCGCACCGAGGTGCACGACGCCGCGCTGGTGGACGAGAAGGCGCTCAAGGCGGCCGGCGCGTTCGGCGTCATCTCGGCCGGCCAGGTCGTCCAGGTGGTCGTCGGGCCGGAGGCGGACACCATCGCCACCGACATCGAGGACCTGATGTGACGCAGCTCGATGTGCTGTCGCCGGTGCCCGGGCGGGTGATCGAGCTGGCCGAGGTGCCGGACCCGGTCTTCGCCCAGGCACTGGTCGGCCCCGGGCTGGCGGTCGACCCCGACCGGTCCGGCCCCGTCACGGCGGTCGCGCCGGTCCCGGGGAAGCTGGTCAAGCTGCACCCGCACGCGTTCGTCGTCCAGACCGACGACGGCGCGGGCGTGCTCACCCACCTCGGCATCGACACCGTCCAGCTGGCCGGCGAGGGCTTCCGGCTGCACGTCGCCGAGGGCGACGTCGTGGCCGCAGGCGCCGCCGTCGTCACCTGGGACCCGGCCGCCGTCGAGGCAAGCGGCCGGTCGCCGGTGGTGCCGGTCATCGCGCTCGAGGCGACGCCGGGCC
Protein-coding sequences here:
- a CDS encoding SIS domain-containing protein; translated protein: MAREIAEQPEALARTFESLLPLRAELKALAADRRVVLFVARGSSDNAAIYGRYLLEVHAGVPGGLAAPSVATHYHSDLDLSEALVVSVSQSGETEEIVETQAWAAAHGARTIAVTNDGDSALAGAADLALVTRAGAEKAVPATKSYLTQLAAMVVLADALAAKPGTLDPDLDRVPEEVQRLIERREGVDEAAERLASTPETLVSGRGITFGTALEAALKLEETCLRPVRGLSYADLRHGPIAVVDAEHVALLVSAADGPMVAGMTELAHDLRRRGAAATIGIGGDTGFAGAVDVSVPGPALRELVAPLALVVPAQLTVEALARRLGLDPDAPRGLSKVTQTDPAGS
- a CDS encoding glucose PTS transporter subunit EIIB codes for the protein MDKAEQILKALGGAGNIVEIEPCATRLRTEVHDAALVDEKALKAAGAFGVISAGQVVQVVVGPEADTIATDIEDLM
- a CDS encoding PTS glucose transporter subunit IIA; the protein is MTQLDVLSPVPGRVIELAEVPDPVFAQALVGPGLAVDPDRSGPVTAVAPVPGKLVKLHPHAFVVQTDDGAGVLTHLGIDTVQLAGEGFRLHVAEGDVVAAGAAVVTWDPAAVEASGRSPVVPVIALEATPGQLGELRAAGPAEAGDVLFTWAR